One Amblyomma americanum isolate KBUSLIRL-KWMA chromosome 8, ASM5285725v1, whole genome shotgun sequence DNA window includes the following coding sequences:
- the LOC144102140 gene encoding uncharacterized protein LOC144102140, giving the protein MNTLTVVAFVGLVAAAYAGFVGGYGGYGHGYGHGYGLGYGLGYGGYGHGVAVAAPVAAVTKTYAAPSYSGGAHYGSVHAVGHGYGHGYGGYGHGYGGYGHGYGVALKGVAVGYGLGYGHGYGFGHGYGYHG; this is encoded by the exons ATGAACACTCTT ACCGTCGTTGCCTTCGTCGGCCTCGTCGCCGCTGCCTACGCCGGTTTCGTCGGCGGTTATGGTGGATACGGCCACGGCTACGGCCACGGCTACGGCCTCGGCTACGGCCTGGGCTACGGCGGCTATGGCCATGGAGTCGCTGTTGCCGCTCCCGTTGCTGCTGTCACCAAGACCTACGCCGCTCCTAGCTACAGCGGCGGAGCTCACTACGGTTCCGTGCACGCTGTCGGTCACGGATACGGTCACGGCTACGGCGGCTACGGTCACGGCTACGGCGGCTACGGTCACGGCTACGGTGTGGCTCTCAAGGGTGTCGCCGTTGGCTACGGTCTTGGCTACGGTCATGGATACGGTTTCGGCCATGGCTACGGCTATCATGGTTAA